Proteins found in one Pirellulales bacterium genomic segment:
- the glgX gene encoding glycogen debranching protein GlgX produces MSKLRLWPGRSYPLGATWDGSGTNFAIYSENATQVEICFFDSPDAERESYRVSLPDNTDQVWHGYFPDVLPGQLYGIRVHGPYDPKAGHRFNHHKVLLDPYAKAIGREARWCDEMWGYKIGDPAADLSFDERDNAAAAPLAAVIDNAFTWGDDRRPQTPVNRTLIYELHVKGFTKLHPEVPENLRGAYAGLSSEAAIRYLTNLGVTAVELLPVHAHADDRHLVDRGLVNYWGYNTIGFFAPEPSYASNNNPADAVREFKTMVRTLHAADIEVILDVVYNHTAEGNQLGPLLSFRGIDNAAYYRLSPDDPRYYVDYTGCGNTFNMRNPRVLQLIMDSLRYWITEMRIDGFRFDLASTLARELHEVDRLSAFFDIIQQDPIISQVKLIAEPWDLGSGGYQVGNFPALWSEWNGKYRDCVRHFWKGDGGIASEFATRICGSSDLYEWSSRRPHASINFVTCHDGFTLNDLVSYDKKHNEANGEDNRDGADDNISWNCGAEGPTDDPAIIALRDKKKRGFLATLLLSQGVPMLLAGDEIGHTQQGNNNAYCQDNELTWLNWSLNERQESLLRFTRWVIKVFHEHSVFHRRRFFHGKELRGDGAPEIKWLEPSGNEMSDEAWKGDFVRCLGVQLFGGQIDVDDRGAPISGDTILMLFNADHANQIPFTLPPPGDGAPWELLINTAVEFTNGRDDQHAVFERQMTLAPCSMAVLRSKITTPEELL; encoded by the coding sequence ATGTCGAAGCTGCGGCTCTGGCCAGGACGTTCTTATCCGCTCGGCGCCACTTGGGATGGCAGCGGCACTAATTTCGCGATTTATTCGGAAAACGCGACCCAAGTGGAGATCTGTTTTTTCGACTCTCCTGATGCAGAGCGCGAGTCGTATCGCGTTTCGCTGCCCGACAACACCGACCAGGTGTGGCACGGCTATTTTCCCGATGTGCTGCCGGGCCAACTCTATGGCATCCGCGTGCATGGCCCCTACGACCCCAAGGCGGGCCACCGCTTCAATCACCATAAGGTGTTGCTCGATCCCTACGCCAAGGCAATTGGCCGCGAGGCGCGCTGGTGCGACGAAATGTGGGGCTACAAAATTGGCGATCCCGCGGCCGATCTTTCGTTCGACGAACGCGACAACGCCGCTGCGGCGCCACTGGCGGCGGTAATCGACAACGCCTTTACTTGGGGCGACGATCGACGGCCGCAAACGCCCGTCAACCGCACGCTCATTTACGAACTGCACGTCAAAGGTTTCACCAAACTCCATCCCGAAGTTCCAGAGAATCTCCGCGGCGCCTATGCCGGCCTCAGTTCCGAGGCGGCCATTCGCTACCTCACCAACCTCGGCGTCACGGCTGTGGAACTGCTGCCTGTGCACGCGCACGCCGACGATCGCCATCTGGTGGATCGGGGCCTGGTCAACTACTGGGGCTACAACACCATCGGCTTCTTCGCGCCGGAGCCGAGTTACGCGTCGAACAACAACCCTGCCGACGCGGTTCGCGAGTTCAAGACCATGGTGCGCACGCTGCATGCCGCCGACATCGAAGTTATTTTGGACGTGGTCTACAACCACACAGCCGAGGGCAATCAGCTAGGGCCGCTACTCTCGTTTCGTGGCATCGACAATGCGGCGTACTACCGACTTTCGCCAGACGACCCGCGCTACTACGTCGACTACACTGGTTGCGGCAACACCTTCAATATGCGCAATCCACGGGTGTTGCAGCTCATTATGGACAGCTTGCGCTATTGGATCACGGAGATGCGGATCGACGGGTTTCGCTTCGACCTGGCCAGCACGCTCGCCCGCGAGTTACACGAGGTCGATCGCTTGTCGGCGTTCTTCGACATCATTCAACAAGACCCGATCATCTCGCAGGTCAAATTGATCGCCGAGCCGTGGGACCTGGGGAGCGGAGGCTATCAGGTGGGCAACTTCCCGGCCTTATGGTCGGAGTGGAACGGCAAATATCGCGATTGCGTCCGGCATTTTTGGAAAGGCGACGGAGGCATCGCTTCCGAATTCGCCACCCGCATCTGCGGCTCCAGTGATCTCTATGAGTGGAGCAGTCGCCGGCCGCACGCTAGCATCAATTTTGTCACCTGCCATGACGGTTTCACGCTTAACGATCTGGTCTCTTACGACAAGAAGCATAACGAGGCCAACGGCGAGGACAATCGCGACGGCGCCGACGACAACATTAGCTGGAACTGCGGCGCGGAAGGTCCCACCGACGACCCCGCGATCATCGCGCTCCGCGATAAGAAGAAACGCGGCTTTCTCGCCACACTGCTATTGTCGCAAGGCGTACCCATGCTGCTCGCCGGCGACGAAATCGGCCACACCCAGCAAGGCAATAACAACGCGTATTGCCAGGATAACGAGCTCACCTGGCTCAACTGGTCGTTGAACGAACGTCAAGAATCGCTCCTCAGGTTTACCCGCTGGGTAATCAAAGTGTTTCACGAGCATTCGGTGTTTCATCGCCGCCGCTTCTTTCACGGCAAGGAACTGCGCGGCGACGGCGCCCCAGAAATCAAATGGCTGGAGCCTTCCGGCAACGAAATGTCTGACGAAGCCTGGAAAGGCGACTTCGTCCGCTGTTTAGGTGTGCAACTCTTTGGCGGACAAATCGATGTCGATGATCGCGGCGCGCCGATCTCTGGCGACACCATCCTCATGCTGTTCAACGCCGATCATGCCAACCAGATTCCCTTCACTCTGCCGCCGCCGGGCGACGGCGCCCCTTGGGAGCTGTTGATCAACACCGCGGTCGAATTCACGAATGGTCGCGATGACCAACACGCGGTGTTCGAACGGCAAATGACGCTCGCCCCCTGCTCGATGGCGGTGCTGCGTTCCAAGATCACCACGCCCGAGGAGTTGCTCTAG
- a CDS encoding PRC-barrel domain-containing protein has product MTSRIGFFSLCATLCLASAAARGDSFVVPTTMMQYSKLVGAPIVASDGAPLAKLDDVMIDARSGEILVAVVTLTGDGKRMALPACQFTPRLRDEKVELVSIHDRAHLEKGPAWDGSIDKLADRAWLETCYQHYGLGHCCPVNDPYCGWGPRGALELLYANATDIELQGKLIRAELIDLVEGLCPAVQLFVDVEGVTRRVVLGPNWWVLGSHPKLTNGATIQVRGRELRIPGYDLSPEPVVMAATVTNEARAWTIRDEQGHAGWYATLAGLPYLTGAEMLAANVYLPSDARLGKVVDLAIDLLAGKARYLAVEPADHPEEALYAIPFCVLTPIRIENELRLRLAVAPPITAPRFTRETWNMALAPEWGAYVLDYYGCHHCWYEQPLFTALYDPRGVAQMRGRILSIEHATGIAAGLNARSTGEVIRILSADGPVTVELAPAEFFSRHEALLTRTGLVTVWGWWCDECHLIARRIQIGEVVLDLRDANGRPLWLEAASPAPASEQL; this is encoded by the coding sequence CGCGCCGATCGTCGCGAGCGATGGAGCGCCGTTGGCCAAGCTCGACGACGTGATGATCGATGCGCGGAGTGGCGAGATCTTGGTGGCTGTGGTCACACTGACTGGCGACGGCAAGCGCATGGCCCTGCCCGCCTGTCAATTCACGCCGCGCCTGCGCGACGAAAAGGTGGAGCTCGTTTCGATCCACGATCGCGCGCATCTGGAGAAAGGACCGGCATGGGATGGATCCATCGACAAGTTAGCGGATCGCGCTTGGCTGGAGACCTGCTACCAACACTACGGCCTCGGCCATTGCTGTCCGGTGAATGATCCCTATTGCGGCTGGGGGCCGCGCGGCGCGCTGGAATTGCTGTACGCCAACGCGACCGATATCGAACTTCAAGGCAAACTCATTCGCGCGGAGTTGATCGATCTGGTGGAAGGGCTCTGCCCGGCCGTGCAGCTCTTTGTCGACGTCGAAGGGGTCACACGGCGCGTTGTGCTGGGACCGAATTGGTGGGTGCTTGGCAGCCATCCCAAGTTGACCAATGGCGCCACCATCCAGGTGCGCGGGCGCGAGTTGCGCATTCCCGGGTATGATCTGTCGCCGGAGCCGGTCGTGATGGCGGCAACAGTGACCAACGAAGCCAGAGCTTGGACCATTCGCGACGAGCAGGGACACGCCGGCTGGTACGCAACGCTGGCGGGATTGCCATATCTGACGGGCGCCGAGATGCTCGCCGCGAACGTCTATTTGCCCAGCGACGCCCGACTGGGAAAGGTGGTCGACCTGGCCATCGATCTCTTGGCCGGCAAGGCGCGGTACCTGGCAGTGGAACCGGCCGATCACCCGGAAGAGGCGTTGTACGCGATTCCGTTTTGCGTGTTGACGCCGATTCGCATCGAGAACGAATTGCGGCTGCGGCTAGCAGTCGCGCCGCCGATCACCGCGCCGCGCTTCACGCGCGAGACCTGGAACATGGCGCTGGCGCCGGAATGGGGCGCTTACGTGCTGGACTATTACGGTTGCCATCACTGCTGGTACGAGCAGCCGCTGTTCACGGCGCTTTACGATCCACGCGGCGTGGCGCAAATGCGCGGGCGGATTCTTTCGATCGAACACGCCACGGGGATCGCCGCGGGGCTGAACGCGCGGTCGACGGGCGAAGTCATTCGCATACTCTCCGCCGATGGTCCTGTGACCGTGGAGCTTGCCCCGGCCGAATTCTTCTCGCGGCACGAGGCACTACTCACGCGCACGGGTCTGGTCACCGTTTGGGGATGGTGGTGCGACGAGTGCCACTTGATTGCGCGGCGGATTCAGATCGGCGAGGTCGTCCTGGACCTGCGCGACGCAAATGGTCGACCCTTGTGGCTCGAAGCCGCCAGTCCGGCGCCCGCGAGCGAGCAGCTTTGA